CCCGGCTGTCCGACGACGTGCTGGGCGTCCGGCCGGAGTACCTGGACACCGCGCTACGGATCGTCGAGGCCGACTACGGGTCGGTGCGCGGCTACCTGGAATCCACCGGGGTCACCGACGATCAGCTGTCCCGGCTGCGAACGGCGCTGCGGGGCTGATCGTCCCCCGCACTCCGGTGCGCCCGGTCCCGGCCGAAGCCCTGCTTTCGGCGTGAAAATCCACGCCCAGTATGGAAAATCGCGCCGAAATCACCAGAAGAGGACGGCGCAGGCCCACACGATGGTCGAGGCCAGCACGCCGACAAGTTCCACGCCGATGGACAGCAACGCGCCCTTGACGGCGTGCACGGTGGACACCCAGGCCCGAGTCGCGTCCCGGCCAGAGGCCAACTCGGCGACGAACACCCCCGCGACGAAGCCGATGAGCAGGCCGATGATCGGGATGACGAAGAACCCGACGATGCCGCAGACCGCGCCGATGACCAGCACCGACGTCCGCACCTGCGCCTGCCGCATGCGTTTGACGGGCCACAGGTACTTGATGACCTCGGCGGTGAGGAACAACGCCGTGACGATGCCGAGGGTCACCCAGCCCACGGTGGTGCGCTCCACCAGCGCCCACACCAGGATCGAACCGAACACCAGCAGCGCGCCGGGCAACACCGGCAGGATGATGCCGGCCAGCCCGATGGCGATGGCCAACGCGACCAGCGCGATGCCGAGGGTGCTCACGGCTCCAGGACGAGCTTGCCGAAGACGGCGCCGTCGGCCAGTGCCTCCAGGGCCGCCGAGGCCTCGGACAGCGGGAAGCGCATCGGCGGGGGCGGCCGCAGCCCGGCGGAAACCAGCTTGTTGAGCCCGGCGGCGAACACCTCCGCCGAGGCCGGGTCGCGGTTGATGTACTCGCCGTAAGCGACGCCGAGCACGCCGACGTTGCGCAGCAGCAACCGGTTGACCTTGATGGTCGGGATGCCGCCGGCGGCGAAGCCGATCACCAGCAGCCGACCGTCGGTGGCCAGGGTGCGGATCGCGTCGTCGAACACCTCGCCGCCCACCGGGTCGACCACCATGTCGACACCGCGGCCGTCGGTCGCGTCGCGTACCGCCTGCGCCCAGCCTTCGGTCAGCGGGACGACGGCATCCGGGCCCAGCGAGCGCACGAACTCGACCGCGCTCTCCCGGTTGACCGCCGCGATGACCCGCGCTCCCATCGCCTTGGCGATCTGGATCGCGGCGGTGCCCACCCCGCCGGCCGAACCGAGCACCAGCACCGTCTCCCCCGGACGCAGCGCGGCGCGCCGCTCGTAGGCGAAGTACATGGTGTTGTAGTTGACCAGAAGCGAAACCGCTTCGGCGTCATCGAGTTCGGCGGCGCTGGGCCGGACCGCGGAGACCGGCACCGCGACCTGCTCGGCGTACCCACCGAGCAGGGTCGAGGCCGAAACCCGCTGCCCCACAGTCAATCCGGAACCTTCGGGGGCCGCGGCCACCACGCCGGCGATCTCCATGCCCGGGGTGAACGGCGGCGGCACCTTCAGTTGGTATTCGCCCTTGGTGAGCAGCAGGTCGGGGAAACACACCCCCGCCGCCCGGACGTCGACCAGGACTTGATCGGGGCCGGGCGAGACGTCGGGCACGTCCGTGTAGGACATGCCCGACGGCCCGGAAAGCTCTTGTACTACGCAGGCTTTCATGTATCAGTCAGCGCAGGTTGAAGGAAGCCGGTTTGGCAGCCGACAGGTCGTCGATCTCCGACCAGCGGGCAGCGACATCGTCGACCGACGGCGCCGAGCTGAAGGTGACGCCCTCGTTCTGGAACAGCGCGGTGCGCTGCACCTTGCCGCCGCCGACGATGAACACCGAGGCGCTGTCCGGCACCTCTTCGGTGCACAGGTAGGCCACCACCGGCGCGACGAACTCCGGCTTGAGGTTCTTGAGCACCTCCGGCGGCAGGATGTCCTCGGTCATCCGGGTCGCGGCGATCGGGGCGACCGCGTTGGCCTTGATGTCGTACTTGGCGCCCTCCTGGGCCAGCGTGTTGATCAGGCCGACCAGGCCGAGCTTGGCCGCACCGTAGTTGGCCTGCCCGAAGTTGCCGAACAGCCCGCTGGTGGAGGTCGCGACCACCACCCGGCCGAAGCCCTGCTCGCGGAAGTGCGGCCACGCGGCACGGATCACGTTGTAGCCGCCGTAGAGGTGGACCTTGAGCACCGAGTCCCAGTTCTCGAAGCTCATCTTGTGGAAGGTGCCGTCCCGCAGGATGCCGGCATTGCTGACAACGCCGTCGACCTTGCCGAACTCGTCGAGCGCGGTCTTGATGATGTTCTCCGCACCCTCGGACTCGGCGACGCTGTCGTAGTTGGCGACGGCACGGCCGCCGGCCGCCTTGATCTCGGCGA
This DNA window, taken from Mycolicibacterium sp. MU0050, encodes the following:
- a CDS encoding SDR family oxidoreductase; its protein translation is MPGVQDRVVVVTGAGGGLGREYALTLAREGAAVVVNDLGGARDGSGSGSAMADQVVAEIKAAGGRAVANYDSVAESEGAENIIKTALDEFGKVDGVVSNAGILRDGTFHKMSFENWDSVLKVHLYGGYNVIRAAWPHFREQGFGRVVVATSTSGLFGNFGQANYGAAKLGLVGLINTLAQEGAKYDIKANAVAPIAATRMTEDILPPEVLKNLKPEFVAPVVAYLCTEEVPDSASVFIVGGGKVQRTALFQNEGVTFSSAPSVDDVAARWSEIDDLSAAKPASFNLR
- a CDS encoding NADPH:quinone oxidoreductase family protein, which translates into the protein MKACVVQELSGPSGMSYTDVPDVSPGPDQVLVDVRAAGVCFPDLLLTKGEYQLKVPPPFTPGMEIAGVVAAAPEGSGLTVGQRVSASTLLGGYAEQVAVPVSAVRPSAAELDDAEAVSLLVNYNTMYFAYERRAALRPGETVLVLGSAGGVGTAAIQIAKAMGARVIAAVNRESAVEFVRSLGPDAVVPLTEGWAQAVRDATDGRGVDMVVDPVGGEVFDDAIRTLATDGRLLVIGFAAGGIPTIKVNRLLLRNVGVLGVAYGEYINRDPASAEVFAAGLNKLVSAGLRPPPPMRFPLSEASAALEALADGAVFGKLVLEP
- a CDS encoding DUF456 domain-containing protein, which gives rise to MSTLGIALVALAIAIGLAGIILPVLPGALLVFGSILVWALVERTTVGWVTLGIVTALFLTAEVIKYLWPVKRMRQAQVRTSVLVIGAVCGIVGFFVIPIIGLLIGFVAGVFVAELASGRDATRAWVSTVHAVKGALLSIGVELVGVLASTIVWACAVLFW